The genomic region TTCTGATCGCCATGGGCACGCTTGCCGCTTTCGCGGTGCTGCCGCTTTCCTATCTGGTGGAAGGGGTCGAATCTCACAACTTCATCGGCATAGCGGCAATGATCCTGGCATTTCATCTAACCGGAAGATACCTTGAATACCGAGCCCGCGGGAAAGCATCCGAAGCGATCCGCAAACTCGTCAATCTGGGCGCCAAGACCGCTTTGATCATGGTGGAAGGCGTGGAAACCGAAGTTCCGATCCGCAAGATCAAGACCGACGACGTTTTCATCGTGAAACCGGGAATGAAGATCCCCACGGATGGCGTGATCATCGACGGGCAGGGCAACATCGACGAATCGATGGCGACCGGGGAATCCATGCCTCTGCTCAGAAAAGCGGGCGATCCGATCATCGGCGCGACCATCAATACCGATGGATATTTCAGCGCCAAAGCTACGAAAATCGGCAGCGACACCTTCCTCGCTCAGGTGATCAAACTGGTGCAGGATGCCCAACACTCCAAAGTGCCGATCCAGCTTCTGGCAGACAAGGTCACGGCGATCTTCGTGCCCACGATCCTGGTGCTGGCAAGCCTCACCTTTGCAGTGTGGATGCTGTTTCCGGAAACGATGGCAATGGCGGGAAACTTTCTGCGCGGATTCATCAATATCGCCATTCCGCCAAGCCCGATCGCGGCTGCATTGATGGCTGCGATCGCCACTCTCGTGATCGCTTGTCCATGCGCGTTGGGACTTGCCACTCCGACGGCGCTGATGGTGGGCAGCGGCATTGGTGCCAATCGCGGCATCCTCATTCGCAACGGCGAAGCGCTGCAGCGCATGAAAGATATCAAGGCGATCGTGTTTGACAAAACGGGCACCCTCACCCACGGAAAGCCGGAATTGGTGAAGATCCAGAGTTTCGGCGCCGATGAAAACGAAATCCTGGTGTTGGCGGCTTCACTGGAAAGCGGCAGCGAACATCCCCTGGCGAAGGCGATTCTGAAAGCTGCAACGGCAAAGAGCCTCACCACCAAAGAAATATCCGGCTTTGAAAACAATCCCGGCAAGGGCGTCAGTGCGATCATCGCGGGACAGATTATCCATGCCGGCAGTCTTTCATTCATTGAAGAGAAGGGTATTTCGACCTCGGGACTGGATGTCAACCCTCTATTAAAAGATTTCTCCTACGCCAGCCGCGTCTATCTTGCAGATAAATACGGAATCATGGCAGTAATTTACATCGCCGACAGCATCAGAAGCGAAGCGCGCGAGGTGATCCAAACCCTCAAAAGCATGGGCATCGAACCGATCATGCTAAGCGGTGACAATCAGGATACCGCGGATGCCATCGCCGCCCAATGCGGAATCTCGCGAACCCGCGCCAAAGCCCTACCCGCGGACAAAGTAAACATCATCCGCGAACTCCAACATGAATTTGGCGCCATCGCCATGGTGGGAGACGGCATCAACGACGCTCCCGCGCTCAAACAAGCGGACATCGGAATCGCCATGGGACAGGGAACGGACATTGCCATCGAGGCAGCGGACATCACGATCATGCGGGACAACCTGCACAGCCTGCCAATCGCCATCAACCTCTCCGTTCAGACCTTCCGCAAGATCCGCCAAAACCTTTTCTGGGCTTTCTTCTACAACCTTATCGCCATCCCCCTGGCGGTGATCGGAATCCTGCATCCCATCATTGCGGAAATCGCCATGGCAAGCAGCTCCGTGACCGTGGTGACCAATGCTAATTTGCTGAAGAGGAAGAAGATCTGAGATAGTGAATTGTAGCCATAGTTTCGCATAATGACAGCTAAGTTATTGATAAATAAGGGTTGATTTTTTCATTTTAGGCACTACTTTCGAACTGAGCAGAGGTGGTAACCGGAGCAACGCACTCACCCGCTCACCTGCGGTCTTCTTCTCGATAGAACACAGATGACGCGGATCGTTATGATCTTCATGATCATTATAACCTGAATCGAAACAACTCGTTCACCCTCTCACCCGTTCACTTGTTCACTCGTTCACTTCGCAGGATCTTCGCAGGATCGGCATCCTACGCTACAAAAACCCATCTTGCACCCTAAAA from Candidatus Cloacimonadaceae bacterium harbors:
- a CDS encoding heavy metal translocating P-type ATPase translates to MIQKINIGIDGMHCASCSANVEKVLGKLPGVILAHVNLALEEASIEFDERRLSPEQINKAIIGAGYSVREEVNLSEDEQIRAMKDGFRRMMLMWAITIVITVFMVPNMLMGKMLVSHSFDNWFVFILTLGALLFPARGVYISAFKSVKSGSANMDVLIAMGTLAAFAVLPLSYLVEGVESHNFIGIAAMILAFHLTGRYLEYRARGKASEAIRKLVNLGAKTALIMVEGVETEVPIRKIKTDDVFIVKPGMKIPTDGVIIDGQGNIDESMATGESMPLLRKAGDPIIGATINTDGYFSAKATKIGSDTFLAQVIKLVQDAQHSKVPIQLLADKVTAIFVPTILVLASLTFAVWMLFPETMAMAGNFLRGFINIAIPPSPIAAALMAAIATLVIACPCALGLATPTALMVGSGIGANRGILIRNGEALQRMKDIKAIVFDKTGTLTHGKPELVKIQSFGADENEILVLAASLESGSEHPLAKAILKAATAKSLTTKEISGFENNPGKGVSAIIAGQIIHAGSLSFIEEKGISTSGLDVNPLLKDFSYASRVYLADKYGIMAVIYIADSIRSEAREVIQTLKSMGIEPIMLSGDNQDTADAIAAQCGISRTRAKALPADKVNIIRELQHEFGAIAMVGDGINDAPALKQADIGIAMGQGTDIAIEAADITIMRDNLHSLPIAINLSVQTFRKIRQNLFWAFFYNLIAIPLAVIGILHPIIAEIAMASSSVTVVTNANLLKRKKI